In a genomic window of Leisingera caerulea DSM 24564:
- the regB gene encoding sensor histidine kinase RegB: protein MSDRIFRLASSHEHSHWIRLRTLILLRWVAIAGQITAIAVAQHRFNLQLELGLCYLAIGISAAGNLIAIFAFPENKRLTEFENFLMVLFDLLQLAFLLYLTGGLNNPFALLVLGPVTISAAVMGLRSTLIIGATAIILVTLMAEFHLPLRTEQGFILRIPDVFIFGNWIAIVIAILFIGAYSFRVSNEMRSMSDALSATQLALSREQKLTDLGGVVAAAAHELGTPLATIKLASAELIEELDDRPDLREDAALIREQADRCRDILRSMGRAGKDDLHLRQAPFSTLVTEAAEPHMNRGKTVIYHEEPLEGGDFQQPTVLRKPEIIHGLRNLVQNAVDFAQSTVWIDAAWNGDRIILRICDDGQGFPPHLLGRIGDPFVRRRRGESELKQRPEYEGMGLGLFIAKTLLQRTGAQLRFANGSDPFQTLSPYRDRRGAIVEVAWPREKIDAMEDGGPVIGKNIPLEI from the coding sequence ATGAGCGATCGCATCTTCAGGCTGGCGAGCAGCCATGAACACAGCCACTGGATCCGGCTGCGGACCTTGATTCTGCTGCGCTGGGTGGCAATAGCCGGGCAGATCACCGCCATTGCGGTGGCACAGCACCGCTTCAACCTGCAGCTGGAGCTGGGCCTGTGCTACCTCGCCATCGGTATCTCGGCGGCGGGCAACCTGATCGCCATCTTTGCCTTCCCCGAGAACAAGCGCCTGACAGAATTCGAGAATTTCCTGATGGTGCTGTTCGACCTGCTGCAGCTGGCGTTCCTATTGTATCTGACTGGCGGGCTGAACAACCCCTTTGCGCTGCTGGTGCTGGGGCCGGTGACCATCTCTGCTGCGGTGATGGGGCTGCGCTCCACCCTGATTATCGGTGCCACGGCGATCATTCTGGTCACTCTGATGGCGGAATTCCACCTGCCGCTGCGCACTGAGCAAGGCTTCATCCTTCGCATCCCGGATGTTTTCATCTTCGGCAACTGGATCGCCATCGTCATCGCCATCCTGTTCATCGGCGCCTATTCTTTTCGCGTCAGCAACGAGATGCGCTCGATGTCGGACGCGCTGAGCGCCACCCAGCTGGCCCTGTCGCGCGAGCAGAAGCTGACTGACCTGGGCGGCGTGGTCGCTGCCGCCGCGCATGAGCTGGGCACGCCCCTGGCCACCATCAAGCTTGCCAGCGCCGAGCTGATCGAGGAGCTGGACGACCGCCCCGACCTGCGCGAGGATGCTGCGCTGATCCGCGAGCAGGCCGACCGCTGCCGCGACATCCTGCGCAGCATGGGACGGGCCGGCAAAGACGATCTGCATTTGCGCCAAGCGCCGTTCTCGACCCTGGTGACCGAAGCCGCGGAGCCGCATATGAACCGGGGCAAGACCGTCATCTATCATGAGGAACCGCTGGAAGGCGGCGATTTCCAGCAGCCAACTGTGCTGCGCAAGCCCGAGATCATCCACGGGCTGCGCAATCTGGTCCAGAACGCCGTCGATTTTGCCCAATCCACAGTCTGGATTGATGCCGCCTGGAACGGCGACCGGATCATCCTGCGGATCTGTGACGACGGCCAGGGCTTCCCGCCGCATTTGCTGGGACGTATCGGCGATCCCTTCGTGCGCCGCCGCCGCGGTGAGAGCGAATTGAAGCAAAGACCGGAATACGAAGGCATGGGGCTGGGCCTCTTCATTGCCAAAACGCTGCTGCAGCGCACCGGCGCCCAGCTGAGATTCGCCAACGGCTCAGACCCGTTCCAGACCCTCAGCCCCTACCGCGACCGGCGCGGCGCCATTGTCGAGGTCGCCTGGCCGCGTGAAAAAATCGACGCCATGGAGGACGGCGGCCCTGTTATCGGGAAAAATATCCCTTTAGAAATTTAA
- a CDS encoding PAS-domain containing protein, with the protein MQDFASIEWFVLAALCAATAAAAVWWLSPTPRRRGMGHDLLAADGRTDAVFLFDDNSLIGWSSGARKFIGDQAENFDWSMLRDQLARSYPGLPQSPGFLKDVGPLVLSGTAAAESREAHCEWIDGVTRVQLRRSTLEEQNKSLDQELTTLRAAVHQAPYPVWLQSEEGNVTWSNLAYDNLSQKIRGRNADFSDPLFTDLHDPMTSGKPERISIPLPESKKKLWYNVSTTETEAGWLCHAVDVNAVVDAEVAQRNFVQTLAKTFAQLSIGLAIFDRNRQLVLFNPVLIDLTALPANFLSSRPNLLTFFDRLRDQRMMPEPKSYSSWRHQMADLLEAAAEGRYQETWSLPSGSVYKVSGRPHPDGAIAFLFEDITAEVTLTRQFRSELEMGQSILDQMDEAIAVFASDGTMTFSNTAYGSLWQMDPEASFAKVSIMDASRVWQNTSAPTPVWGEIRDFVAGCDGREAWWSRVQLRDGTPLICKVSAIQNGATMVSFRTPETAALPACQERFPAITQG; encoded by the coding sequence ATGCAGGACTTCGCTTCGATCGAATGGTTTGTACTGGCGGCGCTGTGCGCTGCAACGGCTGCCGCAGCGGTCTGGTGGCTGTCGCCCACACCCCGCCGCCGCGGCATGGGGCACGACCTGCTGGCCGCCGATGGCCGCACCGATGCTGTGTTCCTGTTTGACGACAACAGCCTGATCGGCTGGTCTTCGGGCGCGCGGAAATTCATTGGCGACCAGGCAGAGAACTTCGACTGGAGCATGCTGCGCGACCAGCTTGCCCGCAGCTACCCGGGCCTGCCGCAATCGCCGGGTTTCCTCAAAGACGTCGGCCCGCTGGTTCTGTCCGGCACTGCCGCCGCCGAAAGCCGCGAAGCGCATTGCGAATGGATTGACGGGGTGACCCGGGTGCAGCTGCGCCGCAGCACCCTGGAAGAGCAGAACAAATCCCTGGATCAGGAGCTGACCACCCTGCGCGCCGCGGTCCACCAGGCGCCCTACCCGGTCTGGCTGCAATCGGAAGAGGGCAATGTCACTTGGTCCAACCTCGCCTACGACAACCTGAGCCAGAAGATCCGCGGCCGGAATGCGGATTTTTCCGATCCCCTGTTTACCGACCTGCATGATCCAATGACCAGCGGCAAGCCGGAGCGGATCTCCATCCCGCTGCCGGAAAGCAAGAAAAAGCTGTGGTATAACGTCTCGACCACCGAGACCGAGGCCGGCTGGCTGTGCCATGCGGTCGACGTGAACGCTGTGGTCGATGCCGAAGTGGCCCAGCGCAATTTTGTGCAGACACTGGCCAAGACCTTTGCCCAGCTGTCGATCGGCCTGGCGATTTTCGACCGCAACCGCCAGCTGGTGCTGTTCAACCCGGTGCTGATCGACCTCACCGCCCTGCCCGCGAACTTCCTCAGCTCGCGGCCCAACCTGCTCACCTTCTTCGACCGGCTGCGCGATCAGCGGATGATGCCGGAGCCCAAGAGCTATTCCAGCTGGCGCCACCAGATGGCAGACCTGCTGGAAGCTGCCGCTGAAGGCCGGTACCAGGAAACCTGGTCGCTGCCGTCGGGCTCAGTCTACAAGGTATCCGGCCGCCCGCACCCGGATGGTGCTATCGCCTTTCTGTTCGAGGATATCACCGCCGAAGTGACTCTCACCCGCCAGTTCCGCTCAGAGCTGGAAATGGGGCAGTCGATCCTGGACCAGATGGACGAGGCCATCGCGGTCTTTGCCAGCGACGGCACAATGACTTTCTCCAACACCGCCTATGGCAGCCTGTGGCAGATGGACCCGGAGGCGAGCTTTGCCAAAGTGTCGATCATGGATGCCAGCCGGGTATGGCAGAACACCAGCGCCCCGACCCCCGTCTGGGGAGAGATCCGCGACTTTGTCGCCGGCTGCGACGGACGTGAGGCCTGGTGGTCGCGCGTCCAGCTGCGCGATGGCACCCCGCTGATCTGCAAGGTCTCCGCAATCCAGAATGGCGCCACTATGGTCAGCTTCCGCACGCCGGAAACCGCTGCCCTGCCGGCATGCCAGGAACGCTTCCCCGCGATCACCCAGGGCTGA
- the tsaE gene encoding tRNA (adenosine(37)-N6)-threonylcarbamoyltransferase complex ATPase subunit type 1 TsaE, translating to MTTHTAACTLNSPDDTARLAAQIAGALRPGDCLLLEGVIGAGKTHFARHLIQSLMEVPEDVPSPTFTLVQTYDVPAGELWHTDLYRLSSLDELEELGLTEAFDSAICLVEWPDRLAELTPAHALHLTLVLDPEHEDRRHLTLRWSDPKWQPLMERICA from the coding sequence ATGACCACCCATACTGCGGCCTGCACGCTGAACTCACCGGATGACACGGCCCGCTTGGCCGCTCAAATCGCCGGGGCCCTGCGCCCCGGCGATTGTCTGCTGCTGGAGGGTGTGATCGGCGCCGGCAAGACCCATTTCGCCCGCCACCTGATCCAATCGCTGATGGAAGTGCCCGAGGACGTGCCCTCCCCCACTTTCACATTGGTACAGACCTATGACGTGCCCGCCGGCGAGCTGTGGCACACTGACCTCTACCGGTTGTCCTCGCTGGACGAACTGGAGGAGCTGGGCCTGACCGAAGCGTTCGACTCCGCGATCTGCCTGGTAGAATGGCCGGACCGGCTGGCCGAACTGACGCCTGCTCATGCCCTGCATCTGACGCTGGTGCTGGACCCCGAACACGAAGACCGCCGCCATCTGACGCTCCGCTGGAGCGATCCGAAATGGCAGCCCCTGATGGAGCGCATCTGCGCATGA
- a CDS encoding aminoglycoside phosphotransferase family protein — protein sequence MTDRKTLCETFLSATPYAAWQRGPLADDASNRRYERLTGADGKTVVLMDAPPEKGEDVRPFIHVAGYLRDQGLSAPEILAQDIEHGFLLLEDLGDDLYARVILREPALEMELYEAATDALAALHQAPMPDLEPYGPRIMAEMSGLALSKYRAGILGSQDPDLQARFEDLFEDILRGTVKGDPVLVQRDYHAENLLWLPDREGVARVGLLDFQDARAGHPAYDLVSLLQDARRDVPAGIEMQMIDRYIAASGADETGFRTAYTVLGVQRNMRILGVFARLSMDYGKPHYVDLIPRVWDHFMHGLEHPALAPIGDLLRENLPAPTPENLDKLRP from the coding sequence ATGACTGACCGCAAAACCCTTTGCGAAACTTTCCTGTCCGCAACGCCGTATGCCGCCTGGCAGCGCGGCCCGCTGGCCGACGACGCCTCCAACCGCCGTTATGAGCGGCTGACAGGTGCCGATGGCAAGACAGTGGTGCTGATGGACGCACCGCCGGAAAAGGGCGAGGACGTCCGCCCGTTCATCCACGTTGCCGGGTATCTGCGGGACCAGGGCCTTAGCGCTCCGGAGATCCTGGCTCAGGATATTGAACACGGCTTTCTGCTACTGGAGGATCTGGGCGACGATCTCTATGCCCGGGTCATCCTGCGGGAACCAGCGCTGGAAATGGAGCTGTACGAAGCGGCAACCGATGCGCTGGCGGCGCTGCACCAGGCGCCGATGCCGGATCTGGAGCCGTACGGCCCGCGGATCATGGCGGAGATGTCCGGGCTGGCGCTGTCGAAATACCGTGCCGGTATCCTCGGCAGCCAGGATCCGGATCTGCAGGCCCGGTTCGAGGATCTGTTCGAAGACATCCTGCGCGGGACCGTCAAGGGCGACCCGGTGCTGGTGCAGCGCGATTATCACGCCGAAAACCTTCTTTGGCTGCCAGACCGCGAGGGCGTTGCCCGCGTCGGCCTCTTGGATTTCCAGGACGCCCGCGCAGGCCATCCAGCCTATGATCTGGTGTCGCTGCTGCAGGATGCCCGCCGCGACGTGCCCGCCGGCATCGAAATGCAGATGATCGACCGCTATATCGCAGCCTCTGGCGCAGATGAAACCGGCTTCCGCACCGCCTATACTGTGCTCGGCGTGCAGCGGAATATGCGTATTCTCGGCGTCTTCGCCCGGCTCAGCATGGATTACGGAAAACCCCATTACGTGGACCTGATCCCGCGGGTTTGGGACCATTTCATGCACGGGCTGGAACACCCTGCGCTGGCCCCGATCGGAGACCTGCTGCGCGAGAACCTGCCGGCCCCGACCCCGGAAAACCTGGATAAGCTGAGGCCCTGA
- a CDS encoding nucleotidyltransferase family protein, translating to MQRSPDAVMLFAAGFGTRMRELTRDKPKPMIEVAGRPLIAHALELVREAGPARIAANLHYKPEPLKALLEPEKVLLSHETPDILDTGGGLRKALPLLGDSPVFTMNTDAIWKGPNPLQMAQDAWDPKRMDALLVCVPLNRAVGRTGGGDFSADAEGRIRRGGDLVYGGVQILKTEGLHQVEDRVFSLNVLWNQMAADGRLFALEYPGRWCDVGHPEGITLAEDLIAADDV from the coding sequence ATGCAGCGCTCCCCCGATGCCGTCATGCTGTTTGCCGCAGGTTTTGGCACCCGCATGCGGGAGCTGACGCGCGACAAGCCAAAACCAATGATCGAGGTGGCGGGCCGGCCGCTGATCGCCCATGCGCTGGAGCTTGTGCGCGAAGCAGGCCCAGCACGCATAGCGGCTAACCTGCACTACAAGCCAGAGCCTTTGAAGGCCTTGTTAGAGCCTGAAAAGGTGCTTCTTAGCCATGAGACACCAGACATTCTCGACACCGGCGGCGGGCTGCGAAAAGCCTTGCCGCTTCTTGGGGACAGCCCGGTCTTCACCATGAACACCGACGCCATCTGGAAGGGCCCGAACCCGCTGCAGATGGCGCAGGATGCCTGGGATCCAAAGCGCATGGATGCGCTGCTGGTCTGCGTGCCGCTGAACCGTGCCGTTGGCCGCACCGGCGGCGGTGATTTCTCGGCAGATGCCGAGGGGCGCATACGCCGCGGCGGCGATCTGGTCTATGGCGGGGTTCAGATCCTGAAAACGGAGGGTCTGCATCAGGTTGAAGACAGGGTTTTCTCCCTGAACGTTCTCTGGAACCAGATGGCGGCAGACGGCCGGCTGTTTGCGCTGGAATATCCCGGCCGCTGGTGCGATGTGGGCCACCCCGAAGGGATCACACTGGCCGAGGATCTGATAGCCGCAGATGATGTTTGA
- the addB gene encoding double-strand break repair protein AddB yields MMFEPSTKPRLFAVPCGADFPRALVEGLRSRSQDLPPEALARAELIVNTSRMARRVRSLFDAGPAMLLPRMLLLTDLAQRATLDGLPPALPPLRRRLELSQLIAKLLDAQPDLASRASLYDLSDSLAALIDEMQGEGVSTDTIRTLDVSDMSGHWARAQAFIGIADEFTGLHEGAMDAQARQRQVVLNLIEQWQDSPPQHPVILAGSTGSRGTTLMLMQAIARLPQGAVVLPGFDFDQPEHVWSGLDDPLISEDHPQYRFHKLMKDLELSPGDVQPWTDTPPVSPERNRLVSLALRPAPVTDAWMNEGPLLTGLDRATENLTLVEAPSPRAEALAIALRLRQAAEDGQTAALITPDRMLTRQVSAALDRWDILPDDSAGQPLQLSPPGRFLRHVAGLFCKPLACDSLLTLLKHPLTHDGADRGDHLRQTRELELSLRRNGPPFPDAAAFAGFENGRDLTPGWTAWLSACFADQEIAGTLPLTDWVERLRGLAERIAAGSQAEGAGTLWHKKAGQAALACIENLEAEAPYGGEMSARDFADLLGALLSQGEVRDRDAPYGSIMIWGTLEARVQGADLVILGGLNEGSWPEAASPDPWLNRQLRNQAGLLLPERRIGLSAHDFQQAIAAPEVWLTRAERSEEADTVPSRWLNRLTNLLSGLPDQGGRASLETMRAKGRQWLGWAEALEEPTPLPQYPRPSPCPPVAARPRRLTITEIPRLIRDPYAIYAKHVLRLKPLNPLVQEPDALLRGIVVHEVFEHFIKEAQADPSLLTTSHLIGKTRELLEIHVPWPVARILWHSRIRKIAGDFVLAEQERQARAKPVAFEAKGSARLDPLDFTIACRADRIDMDDRGFLHLYDYKTGTPPSETQQKKFEKQLLIEAAMAEEGAFDDLGAAEVARAMFIGLGSKLSEVRAPLEDEPPAKIWDELRTLIGAYFEPDQGYSSRRMVHRDDIAGDYDHLARYGEWDRSATPQQEDLA; encoded by the coding sequence ATGATGTTTGAACCATCCACCAAACCGCGCCTGTTTGCCGTGCCCTGCGGCGCCGATTTCCCGCGAGCGCTGGTCGAGGGCTTGCGCAGCCGCAGCCAGGACCTGCCGCCGGAGGCACTGGCGCGGGCCGAACTGATCGTCAACACCTCCCGCATGGCGCGCCGGGTGCGCAGCCTGTTTGACGCAGGCCCAGCCATGCTGCTGCCGCGGATGCTGCTGCTGACCGATCTGGCCCAGCGCGCCACGCTGGACGGCCTGCCGCCGGCCCTGCCCCCTTTGCGGCGCCGGCTGGAACTGTCGCAGCTGATTGCGAAACTGCTGGACGCCCAGCCCGACCTCGCCTCCCGCGCCTCGCTCTATGATCTGTCCGACAGCCTGGCTGCGCTGATTGACGAGATGCAGGGCGAAGGCGTCAGCACCGATACGATCCGCACGCTGGATGTGTCTGACATGTCGGGCCATTGGGCCCGCGCGCAGGCCTTTATCGGAATCGCGGATGAATTCACCGGCCTGCATGAGGGCGCGATGGATGCTCAGGCCCGGCAGCGCCAGGTGGTGCTGAACTTGATCGAACAATGGCAAGACAGCCCGCCGCAGCATCCGGTGATCCTGGCCGGCTCCACCGGCTCGCGCGGCACGACGCTGATGCTGATGCAGGCCATCGCGCGGCTGCCGCAAGGGGCTGTGGTGCTGCCCGGCTTCGACTTTGATCAGCCGGAGCATGTCTGGAGCGGGCTGGATGATCCGCTGATCTCGGAGGATCACCCGCAGTACCGGTTCCACAAGCTGATGAAGGATCTGGAGCTGTCACCGGGCGACGTGCAGCCCTGGACAGACACCCCGCCGGTCTCGCCCGAGCGCAACCGGCTGGTCTCGCTGGCGTTGCGCCCTGCCCCGGTCACCGATGCCTGGATGAACGAAGGCCCGCTGCTGACCGGTTTGGACAGGGCCACCGAAAACCTCACCCTTGTCGAGGCCCCCAGCCCCCGCGCCGAGGCGCTGGCCATCGCGCTGCGGCTACGGCAGGCGGCAGAGGACGGGCAGACCGCGGCGCTGATCACCCCGGACCGGATGCTGACCCGCCAGGTTTCTGCCGCGCTCGACCGCTGGGACATCCTGCCCGATGACTCGGCCGGCCAGCCCTTGCAGCTGTCGCCGCCGGGCCGGTTCCTGCGCCATGTGGCGGGGCTGTTCTGCAAACCGCTGGCCTGCGACAGCCTGCTGACCTTGCTGAAACACCCGCTTACCCATGACGGCGCGGATCGCGGCGACCATCTGCGCCAGACGCGCGAGCTGGAGCTGTCCCTGCGCCGCAATGGCCCGCCCTTCCCGGATGCCGCGGCCTTTGCCGGTTTTGAAAACGGCCGTGACCTGACGCCCGGCTGGACCGCATGGCTGTCAGCTTGTTTTGCGGATCAGGAGATCGCCGGCACCCTGCCCCTGACGGATTGGGTGGAGCGGCTGCGCGGTCTGGCCGAACGCATTGCCGCCGGCAGCCAGGCCGAGGGCGCTGGCACCCTGTGGCACAAGAAGGCCGGCCAGGCCGCCCTTGCCTGCATCGAAAATCTGGAAGCTGAGGCACCGTATGGCGGTGAAATGTCCGCCCGCGACTTCGCTGACTTGCTGGGCGCGCTGCTGAGCCAGGGTGAGGTGCGCGACCGCGATGCGCCTTACGGATCGATCATGATCTGGGGCACATTGGAAGCGCGTGTGCAAGGAGCCGATCTGGTGATCCTTGGCGGCCTGAACGAAGGCAGCTGGCCCGAAGCCGCCAGTCCCGACCCCTGGCTGAACCGCCAGCTGCGCAATCAGGCGGGGCTTCTGCTGCCCGAACGGCGCATCGGCCTGTCGGCGCATGATTTTCAGCAGGCCATCGCCGCGCCAGAGGTCTGGCTGACCCGCGCCGAACGCTCGGAAGAAGCCGACACCGTACCCTCGCGCTGGCTGAACCGGCTGACCAACCTGCTGTCCGGCCTGCCGGACCAGGGCGGCCGTGCGTCCCTGGAAACGATGCGGGCCAAAGGCCGCCAGTGGCTCGGCTGGGCGGAAGCGCTGGAGGAACCGACGCCGCTTCCGCAATACCCCCGCCCGTCCCCGTGCCCGCCGGTGGCGGCCCGCCCGCGGCGGCTGACGATCACCGAAATTCCGCGTCTGATCCGCGATCCTTATGCGATCTACGCCAAACATGTCCTGCGGCTCAAACCGCTTAACCCGCTGGTGCAGGAACCCGACGCCCTGCTGCGCGGGATCGTGGTGCATGAGGTTTTTGAGCATTTCATCAAGGAAGCCCAAGCAGACCCTTCGCTGCTGACCACCAGTCATCTGATCGGAAAAACCCGCGAGTTGCTGGAAATCCACGTGCCTTGGCCAGTCGCCCGCATCCTGTGGCACAGCCGCATCCGCAAGATTGCCGGCGACTTCGTCCTGGCCGAGCAAGAGCGCCAGGCCCGAGCCAAACCAGTTGCTTTCGAAGCCAAGGGCAGCGCCCGGCTGGATCCGCTGGACTTCACCATCGCCTGCCGCGCCGACCGGATCGACATGGACGACCGCGGCTTTCTGCATCTCTACGACTATAAAACGGGCACGCCGCCCAGCGAGACGCAGCAGAAGAAGTTTGAAAAACAGCTGCTGATCGAGGCTGCCATGGCCGAAGAAGGCGCCTTTGACGACCTCGGCGCGGCGGAAGTGGCGCGCGCTATGTTCATAGGATTGGGCAGCAAGTTGAGCGAAGTGCGCGCACCGCTGGAGGACGAGCCGCCCGCCAAAATCTGGGATGAGCTGCGCACGCTGATCGGAGCCTACTTCGAGCCTGATCAAGGCTATTCCAGCCGGCGCATGGTGCACCGCGACGACATCGCCGGCGACTATGACCACCTCGCACGCTACGGCGAATGGGACCGCAGCGCCACACCTCAGCAGGAGGATCTGGCATGA